AGAAGCTTTTCCAGTTCCGAATGTATTGATTGAAATGGATACCGGACGGGCAACACCAATGGCGTATGCAAGCTGTACTTCACAAGACTCCGCAAGTCCAGCAGCTACGATATTTTTTGCAACGTAGCGGGCTGCATAAGCTGCAGAACGATCCACTTTAGTCGCATCTTTACCGGAAAACGCTCCACCGCCGTGTCGCGCATAGCCGCCATAAGTGTCAACGATAATTTTCCTTCCGGTAAGACCCGCATCTCCCTGCGGTCCGCCTATCACAAATCTGCCGGTAGGGTTAATGAAATATTTTGTCTGTTCATCAATTAGCTCTTTCGGCACTACTGGCGTAATCACGTACTCCTTAATATTGCGCTGGATCTGCTCCAGTGATATTTCCGGATGGTGCTGAGTTGAGATGACAATGGTGTCAATCCGGATCGGCTTGTCGTTTTCATCATATTCAACTGTCACCTGTGTTTTTCCATCAGGTCGAAGATACGGAAGGATGTCTTCCTTTCTCACTTCCGTTAAACGTCTTGAAAGTTTATGTGCAAGTGAAATCGGCAGAGGCATGAGCTCTTTTGTTTCATTGCAGGCAAATCCAAACATCAGCCCTTGGTCTCCTGCTCCGATTGCTTCGATCTCAGCATCTGACATCGTTCCTTCACGGGCTTCCAATGCTTTGTCTACACCCTGCGCAATATCGGCAGACTGCTCATCTATTGAAGTAAGTACAGCACACGTCTCAGCATCGAAGCCATACTTCGCGCGAGTATAGCCAATCTCTTTTATCGTTTCACGGACCGTTTTTGGGATATCTACGTATGTTGTTGTTGTGATTTCACCGCTTACAAGAACGAGACCCGTTGTGACAGAAGTTTCACAAGCAACTCTTGCATTTGGATCCTTTTTCAAAATCTCATCTAAAATACTATCAGAAATTTGGTCACATATTTTATCCGGATGTCCCTCTGTAACCGATTCTGATGTGAAAAGACGACGTTGTTTGGTCATTATTCAATTTCCTCCTGAAAATACGATTAACACCTATACAAGGTATTAATCTGCTATATGATACGGAACTCGTTCCCTCTCGGTCTATTTTACGGTAAGCTCTGCCTGCCAAATGAACCTGGAGTTGTTTTTTACAGCTCAAAAAACCTTATCCTTACTAGAGGAAAGGTTCTACATTTGCAAGCCTTTCACTCTTATCGATCAAGGTATGAATAGAACCTTGCGACAGGTTAGCACCTTGGTTTTCATTGAATAAGAAAACCGGTTGCTGGGCTTCATTGGGCCTGTCCCTCCGCCAGCTCGGGATAAGAGAATCCGTTCAATGACTAATCATAGCGCAATCCTTCTTGTTGTGTCAATATGGCAAACCTCTTCTGTTGAAAAGGTTCAAAAGAACTACATAATTAGTATAGATTATTAAAATTAATGTGTTATACTATTTTTAAATTTGCTATAAAATAATGTGTAAAGGAAGGTAAATATGACTCCATTGGAAATGAAAAGTGAGCTGCAATCATTGTTAACCGGCGAAAACACGAAATTCAATTTATCCGTTCCCAAGCTTGTTGAAAAAATTCTTTTTCGAAATGAAGGGATCTTAACTTCCACTGGAGCGATTAGAGCGACGACTGGCGCATATACCGGCAGGTCGCCTAAAGACAAATTTATCGTTGAAGAAGCTTCCTCAACGGAAAACATTGATTGGGGAGCAGTAAATCAGCCGTTCTCAGAAACGGCATTTGATAAGCTTTACACAAAAGTGACCGATTATTTAAAACAGCGCGAGGAATTATTTGTGTTTGAAGGATTTGCAGGAGCTAATGAAAAATATCGCATACCGATTACAGTTATTAATGAATTAGCGTGGCATAATTTATTTGCGAGACAATTATTTATCCGGCCGGGTACATCTGACTACAAGACCGTCGAAACCTCATTTACAATTATCTCTGCACCTAATTTCAAGGCGGATCCGGCAATCGATGGGACTCATTCAGAGACGTTTATCATCATATCTTTTAAAAGGAGAGTCATCTTGATCGGGGGAACAGAATATGCAGGAGAAATGAAAAAATCCGTTTTCTCCGTCATGAATTATCTTTTGCCAGAACGCGGCATTTTACCGATGCATTGTTCGGCAAATGTAGGACCCGAAGGAAATGTTGCGCTTTTCTTCGGACTGTCAGGGACAGGAAAAACGACTCTTTCTGCTGATCCAAACCGAAAGCTGGTTGGTGATGACGAGCACGGATGGTCAAATACAGATGTCTTTAACATTGAAGGCGGCTGCTATGCGAAATGTGTTAATCTGTCCGAAGAGAATGAACCACAAATCTTTAATGCCATCCGCTTCGGCTCAGTGCTTGAAAATGTGATGATCGATGAAATCTCACATGCCGCGGACTACAATGATACATTTTACACAGAAAACACTCGTGCTGCCTATCCTATCGATGCAATTAACAATAGTTTAAAGCCAAGCATTGCCGGGCACCCGGAGGCAATTGTATTTTTAACCGCAGACGCGTTCGGCGTTCTTCCTCCGATTAGCAAATTAACAAAGGAACAGGCAATGTACCACTTTTTAAGCGGATATACGAGTAAGCTTGCGGGAACGGAAAGAGGGGTTACATCTCCGGAAACAACGTTCTCAACATGCTTCGGTTCGCCATTTCTTCCACTTCCTCCTCATGTCTATGCTAAAATGCTGGGCGATAAAATTGAACAGCATGACGTAAAAGTCTTTCTGGTTAACACTGGGTGGACTGGCGGTGGATACGGAGTCGGAAAGAGAATGAGCCTGAAATATACAAGGACTATGGTGAGGGCAGCTCTTGATGGAGAATTGAATCATACTGAAATGATTAAAGATGATGTATTCGGTCTTCATATCCCGATTCATGTTCCAGGTGTTCCCGATGATGTGCTCTTTCCGGAAAAAACCTGGTTTTCCCAAGAAGAATATCAGGAAAAAGCCCGATTTTTAGCCAATGAATTTAAGCTGAATTTTAAAAAGTTCTCCAATATACCTTCCGCTATTAAAGAAAAAGGCGGGCCAAACTAAGACAAAAGCTGGCGAATCATATCGCCAGCTTTAATTGGTTGAATGAAGTGAAACTAATTTATAAGTCAAACGTGTTTTTTTCTGTTCAAGCTCAAGCTTTTCAATATAGGCTGTTCCGATTTTTTCGCCTTCAATTGTTTTTCTGACTTCCAACGGAATGTCAAGCGGATAAAGGCGATAGCCTTCTTTCACAAGTACAAAGAGATTTTCATCATTTAGGCGCTTTTCATTTCCTTTCGTTACAATCACCGTATTCAACTCAACCGGCATGCCCATGTTCATTTCCTCCTCTTTCCCTCTATTGTAACTTAGATTAACGTATTACGCCGGCGTTTTCCTGAGCTTTCATCCATGCAGTGAGTTGCCGAACGATTTTCCGATTTTCTTGCGGGGGAAAATAATGTGTATAATCAGGCTTGTACCAAGCAGTGACCGGAATTCCATGTTCAGCGAGCGCACGTTCAAGACGATAGGAATGCTCAATCGATACATTTTTATCGAGAAGACCGTGAATGAGCAATACAGGAGCTCTCATGTGATGAAGCTTTTGAAAAGGGGAGCGAAAATCATACTCATCCGGCACTTTGCTTGGATTTCCCCCTATCACTCTTTTCATCATTCGCCTTAAGTCCTTTCGCTCTTTATAGGTACAAGCGATATCACTTACTCCTCCCCAAGAAACAAAGGAAGAAACCTCGTGTTTCATTTCGATGGCCGTCCATATTCCCATGATACCGCCCCGCGAGAAGCCAAAAATATGTATTCGATCCGTATGTACACTAGGATGCTGCTGAAGCATACGAAAAGCCGAAAAAGCGTCTTCCCGATCCTCTCCGGCAAAATCCTCATTCCCTTCCCCGCCTTGGTTCCCTCTGTAAAAAGGAGCAAGTACGACAAAACCCTGTGAAGCAAATTGAATAATTCGACCGGGACGAACCATACCCACACTTTTTATACCGCCGCGCAGATATAAAAAGCCATCGTGCTTTCCTTCTTTGCAAGGTTCAGCCAGTAATCCCTTCACCTTTAATCCTTGCGATAAATATGTAACGACAAACAAGCGGACATGTTGGTTTGAAGAAGGAAACCTAGTTTTGTTGATCCACATACCCTACACTCCTAAAAAATTAAAAAACCCGGTTTGTCCCGAGTCAAATGCTATTCAGTAATCCATCCATTTTGCACCAGCCGTTTCATACTGTGCGTAAGAACACCGTCTTTCATGACAAAGCTGTATCGTTGGTTTTTTTTAATGTTTTCTGGAAGCTCTTTAAGCAAAACCGGTCCTTTTGTTTCATAGTATGTCGATTGTTTTTCTATTTTATCGATACGGGCAAAGTATATATTTTTAATAATCATTTTTTCTTTACCCAAAACCTTGTATTGACCTATGTAAGACAGCTCTTCCACAATAGCTCCCGTTTCTTCTTTTACCTCGCGCACTGCTGCTTGCTCTGCCTTCTCCATCGGCTCAATTTTGCCTCCGGGAAATTCATACCCTCTGTCGCCGTGATCCGTTAAAAGCCAGCTCCCGCGGTAGCGGCATATGACCCATACATGGCCGGGAGCTTTAGAAAAAGGCTCCTCTTCAAAGGAAAGATGAACCGTATTTCGATAATAATCCTTAAATGTAAACATAAAAATTCCCTCTAATTCCTTTCCTTCTTCCTTTCTATATCATACCATATCACCGCCTCCGTGAAGAGCCAAAACCGATGTTCTTTATTCCTTCTTCGCTGACCTGAGCACCTCGTCATTGATAAACTCCCGCGTATTTTCATCACCTAAATCATAGAGAAGACGGTAAATTTGATTTGCCGTATGGTCGGTGTCATCATTTGGCTGATCATTATGGTATTCCAAGAAAGGAATATGAGATCGCAAGTAACCTTTGACGTCGGATGAATACAATTGGTCAAAAAGCGCTCTCAGCTGGCGAATCTCATCAGGTGTGGCCAAAATTTTGAAGTCCCAGGATGAAGCATCCGGTGATTGGGATATCATTTGGCCGACAAGGGACACATAATACGTGTTTTTCTCCAACGACTTCATTCCTATCGTTTGTTTTTCCTTTAGTATGTCGAATTAGCATGAAATCTTGCGTTATTTTTCGGAATTCAGCCATAAATAAAAGACCGGTTAAGACCGATCTTCTATCTAGACTAGTTCCCAAGATACGCTTTTAGCATCCAGTTATGTTTTTCAATTGTGCGGTGTATCGAAAGCAGCAAGTCACCAGTCGTTTCATCATCCACTTCTTCTGCCAGCCCGATTCCGCTTTTCAACTCTTCGCCGATAATGGAAAAGTCATCATAGATACTCTGAACCATTTGCTCAGAGTTTTCATTTCCATTCGCTTCTTTGACAGAGGCAAGCTCCAAGCTTTCCTTCATCGTAGCGACTGGAGCGCCGTCTAGAGCAAGCAGCCTTTCTGCCAAATCATCGATATATGTAGCTGCCTCGGTATAAAGCTCTTCAAATTTTTCATGCAGGGTGAAAAAGTCCTTCCCTTTTACATACCAATGATAGTTATGTAGCTTTACATACATAACGGTCCAGTTTGCAACTTGCTTATTGACTGCTTCATTTAATCTCTCAGACATGCTCTCTTCCTCCTTGTTTATTCTGGTTTACTTATACCCGTTTTATCATGCACAAAAACCACCGTTTTATATTCCGATTAAAAAAATCGAAAGGCATAAACAATAAGCAAGGTGTTTTTATGAAAAAAAGCCTTTTTCTCATG
This window of the Bacillus gobiensis genome carries:
- the metK gene encoding methionine adenosyltransferase, whose translation is MTKQRRLFTSESVTEGHPDKICDQISDSILDEILKKDPNARVACETSVTTGLVLVSGEITTTTYVDIPKTVRETIKEIGYTRAKYGFDAETCAVLTSIDEQSADIAQGVDKALEAREGTMSDAEIEAIGAGDQGLMFGFACNETKELMPLPISLAHKLSRRLTEVRKEDILPYLRPDGKTQVTVEYDENDKPIRIDTIVISTQHHPEISLEQIQRNIKEYVITPVVPKELIDEQTKYFINPTGRFVIGGPQGDAGLTGRKIIVDTYGGYARHGGGAFSGKDATKVDRSAAYAARYVAKNIVAAGLAESCEVQLAYAIGVARPVSISINTFGTGKASEEKLTEVVSKHFDLRPAGIIKMLDLRRPIYKQTAAYGHFGRHDLDLPWERTDKAEILKAEALS
- the pckA gene encoding phosphoenolpyruvate carboxykinase (ATP), which translates into the protein MTPLEMKSELQSLLTGENTKFNLSVPKLVEKILFRNEGILTSTGAIRATTGAYTGRSPKDKFIVEEASSTENIDWGAVNQPFSETAFDKLYTKVTDYLKQREELFVFEGFAGANEKYRIPITVINELAWHNLFARQLFIRPGTSDYKTVETSFTIISAPNFKADPAIDGTHSETFIIISFKRRVILIGGTEYAGEMKKSVFSVMNYLLPERGILPMHCSANVGPEGNVALFFGLSGTGKTTLSADPNRKLVGDDEHGWSNTDVFNIEGGCYAKCVNLSEENEPQIFNAIRFGSVLENVMIDEISHAADYNDTFYTENTRAAYPIDAINNSLKPSIAGHPEAIVFLTADAFGVLPPISKLTKEQAMYHFLSGYTSKLAGTERGVTSPETTFSTCFGSPFLPLPPHVYAKMLGDKIEQHDVKVFLVNTGWTGGGYGVGKRMSLKYTRTMVRAALDGELNHTEMIKDDVFGLHIPIHVPGVPDDVLFPEKTWFSQEEYQEKARFLANEFKLNFKKFSNIPSAIKEKGGPN
- a CDS encoding DUF2584 domain-containing protein translates to MGMPVELNTVIVTKGNEKRLNDENLFVLVKEGYRLYPLDIPLEVRKTIEGEKIGTAYIEKLELEQKKTRLTYKLVSLHSTN
- a CDS encoding alpha/beta hydrolase family protein; this encodes MWINKTRFPSSNQHVRLFVVTYLSQGLKVKGLLAEPCKEGKHDGFLYLRGGIKSVGMVRPGRIIQFASQGFVVLAPFYRGNQGGEGNEDFAGEDREDAFSAFRMLQQHPSVHTDRIHIFGFSRGGIMGIWTAIEMKHEVSSFVSWGGVSDIACTYKERKDLRRMMKRVIGGNPSKVPDEYDFRSPFQKLHHMRAPVLLIHGLLDKNVSIEHSYRLERALAEHGIPVTAWYKPDYTHYFPPQENRKIVRQLTAWMKAQENAGVIR
- the ytkD gene encoding RNA deprotection pyrophosphohydrolase; this encodes MFTFKDYYRNTVHLSFEEEPFSKAPGHVWVICRYRGSWLLTDHGDRGYEFPGGKIEPMEKAEQAAVREVKEETGAIVEELSYIGQYKVLGKEKMIIKNIYFARIDKIEKQSTYYETKGPVLLKELPENIKKNQRYSFVMKDGVLTHSMKRLVQNGWITE
- a CDS encoding hydrolase, whose protein sequence is MEKNTYYVSLVGQMISQSPDASSWDFKILATPDEIRQLRALFDQLYSSDVKGYLRSHIPFLEYHNDQPNDDTDHTANQIYRLLYDLGDENTREFINDEVLRSAKKE
- a CDS encoding Dps family protein is translated as MSERLNEAVNKQVANWTVMYVKLHNYHWYVKGKDFFTLHEKFEELYTEAATYIDDLAERLLALDGAPVATMKESLELASVKEANGNENSEQMVQSIYDDFSIIGEELKSGIGLAEEVDDETTGDLLLSIHRTIEKHNWMLKAYLGN